A single region of the Plantactinospora soyae genome encodes:
- a CDS encoding hydroxysqualene dehydroxylase, protein MAPSGWLSRLTGVRPERAEPGAGGPAGVPDGVDALVVGGGIAGISAAVVLAERGVRVTVLEGRPGLGGRLDTRPERLADGTPQPVDHGFHAFFRQYYNWRSILRRIDPALRLLRPVAGYPVLHTGWPAEEFGRLPAAPPWSLLALVARSPSLRLRDLYRMDGRAALPLLAYHPVRSYAELDGTTAEELLDALRLPDRARAMLFEVFSHSFFNHEAELSAAELVASFHFYFLGNPEGLAFDAPDRDYESAIWRPLAGYLDRLGTRIHTGTPVTALRPDDAGWVAETDSGQRHRARYLVLAVDPPALTRLLAGSPELAATAPVLAGRVAGLGTGPPYAVARYWLGGDVAADRAVFSGVSRQPTLDSVTLYHRLEAEAGRWAERTGGSVLELHAYACPAGVPAPELAERMRAELVGLWPEVAGLPVRESRSRIERQAPAFRPGDHADRPGVLTDADGLYLAGDGIRTELPSALMERAALTGVLAANHILRREGAGTEPVRSIRRYGLLTRHRTDHD, encoded by the coding sequence ATGGCGCCCTCCGGCTGGTTGTCCCGGCTGACCGGCGTACGCCCGGAGCGTGCCGAACCCGGCGCAGGTGGCCCGGCCGGGGTACCGGACGGCGTCGACGCACTGGTGGTGGGCGGCGGGATCGCCGGCATCTCGGCGGCGGTGGTGCTCGCCGAGCGCGGCGTACGGGTCACCGTGCTCGAAGGACGTCCCGGGCTCGGCGGCCGTCTCGACACCCGGCCCGAACGGCTGGCCGACGGTACGCCGCAGCCCGTCGACCACGGCTTCCACGCGTTCTTCCGGCAGTACTACAACTGGCGGTCGATCCTGCGCCGGATCGACCCGGCACTGCGGCTGCTCCGGCCGGTGGCCGGCTATCCGGTGCTGCACACCGGCTGGCCGGCCGAGGAGTTCGGCCGGTTGCCGGCCGCGCCGCCGTGGAGCCTGCTGGCCCTGGTCGCCCGGAGTCCCAGCCTGCGGCTGCGGGACCTGTACCGGATGGACGGCCGGGCCGCGCTGCCGCTGCTGGCGTACCACCCGGTGCGCAGTTACGCCGAACTCGACGGTACGACCGCCGAGGAGCTGCTCGACGCGCTGCGGCTGCCGGACCGGGCCCGGGCGATGCTCTTCGAGGTCTTCTCACACTCGTTCTTCAACCACGAGGCCGAGCTGTCCGCCGCCGAGTTGGTGGCGAGCTTCCACTTCTACTTCCTGGGCAATCCGGAGGGGCTCGCCTTCGACGCTCCCGACCGGGACTACGAGTCGGCGATCTGGCGGCCCCTCGCCGGATACCTGGACCGGCTCGGGACCCGGATCCACACCGGTACGCCCGTGACGGCACTGCGGCCCGACGATGCCGGCTGGGTCGCGGAGACCGACTCCGGGCAGCGCCACCGGGCCCGTTACCTGGTGTTGGCGGTGGACCCGCCGGCCCTGACCCGGCTGCTGGCGGGCTCGCCGGAACTGGCCGCCACGGCGCCCGTACTCGCCGGGCGGGTGGCGGGGCTGGGCACCGGCCCGCCGTACGCGGTCGCCCGGTACTGGCTGGGCGGGGACGTCGCCGCCGACCGGGCGGTGTTCAGCGGGGTGTCCCGACAGCCCACGCTGGACTCGGTGACGCTGTACCACCGGCTGGAGGCGGAGGCGGGCCGCTGGGCGGAACGGACCGGCGGGTCGGTGCTGGAACTGCACGCGTACGCCTGCCCGGCCGGCGTGCCCGCCCCGGAGCTGGCCGAACGGATGCGGGCCGAGCTGGTCGGCCTCTGGCCGGAGGTGGCCGGCCTGCCGGTACGGGAATCGCGGTCCCGGATCGAGCGCCAGGCCCCGGCCTTCCGCCCGGGTGACCACGCCGACCGTCCCGGTGTACTCACCGACGCGGACGGGCTCTACCTGGCCGGCGACGGGATCCGGACCGAGCTGCCCAGCGCCCTGATGGAGCGGGCCGCGCTGACCGGAGTACTCGCCGCGAACCACATCCTGCGCCGGGAGGGCGCCGGCACCGAACCGGTCCGGTCGATCCGCCGGTACGGTCTGCTGACCCGGCACCGCACCGACCACGACTGA
- a CDS encoding SigE family RNA polymerase sigma factor — protein sequence MSSAPAVDAGLSFDEFYHAHYRSLTVQLAAYSGDLGQAQDLVQEAFCRAFARWSRICRYDDPLAWVRRVAWNLATSRWRRLRTAQLFLARQREEHSPGPSPDRVALTAALAGLPANQRRAVVLHYLADLTVPEVARQEGVPEGTIKSWLHRARAALAAQLSEKQGGAA from the coding sequence GTGTCGTCCGCGCCGGCCGTCGACGCCGGCCTCAGTTTCGACGAGTTCTACCACGCGCACTACCGTTCGTTGACCGTGCAGCTCGCCGCCTACAGCGGCGACCTGGGCCAGGCGCAGGATCTGGTCCAGGAAGCCTTCTGCCGCGCGTTCGCCCGCTGGTCCCGGATCTGCCGGTACGACGATCCACTCGCCTGGGTCCGCCGGGTCGCCTGGAACCTCGCCACCAGCCGGTGGCGACGGTTGCGTACCGCCCAGCTCTTTCTCGCCCGGCAGCGTGAGGAGCACTCCCCTGGCCCGAGTCCCGACCGGGTGGCGCTGACCGCCGCGTTGGCGGGGCTGCCGGCCAACCAGCGTCGGGCGGTGGTGCTGCACTACCTGGCGGACCTGACGGTGCCGGAGGTGGCCCGGCAGGAAGGGGTCCCGGAGGGCACCATCAAGTCCTGGCTGCATCGCGCCCGCGCCGCGCTGGCCGCCCAGCTGTCCGAGAAGCAAGGAGGTGCGGCGTGA
- the lhgO gene encoding L-2-hydroxyglutarate oxidase, translated as MTRYVVVGGGILGLAVAHRLRTDRPGAEVTVLEKEAGWAAHQTGHNSGVIHAGVYYRPGSLKATLCRAGSVSMARFCAEQGLPYEICGKLIVAVEADELPRLHALHERAVANGLPVSLIGAIEAAEYEPNVTAVAALRVDSTGIVDFGAVCRRLAELLAESGAELRLNTRVTGIRAWRGGVLVSTSAGEVTGDVLVNCAGLHADRIARLAGVDPPARIVPFRGEYYELVPGRRDLVRGLIYPVPDPQFPFLGVHLTRMIDGSVHAGPNAVLATAREGYSWRRFDPRDVWEQASYPGLWALARRHYRYGLTEVTRSLSRRRFAASLARLVPELTEADIVPAGAGVRAQAIRPDGGLVDDFLLVEADRQVHVLNAPSPAATSSFEIARYIVDRLPADGSPR; from the coding sequence GTGACCAGGTACGTCGTCGTGGGTGGCGGGATCCTCGGCCTGGCGGTCGCACACCGCCTCCGGACCGATCGGCCCGGTGCCGAGGTGACGGTACTGGAGAAGGAAGCGGGTTGGGCCGCCCACCAGACCGGACACAACTCCGGGGTGATCCATGCCGGGGTCTACTACCGACCGGGCAGTCTCAAAGCGACTCTCTGCCGGGCCGGCAGCGTCTCGATGGCCCGGTTCTGCGCCGAGCAGGGGCTGCCGTACGAGATCTGCGGAAAGCTGATCGTCGCGGTCGAGGCGGACGAACTGCCCCGACTGCACGCCCTGCACGAACGGGCCGTCGCCAACGGGCTCCCGGTCAGCCTGATCGGTGCGATCGAGGCGGCCGAGTACGAGCCGAACGTCACGGCGGTGGCCGCCCTGCGGGTCGACTCGACCGGGATCGTCGACTTCGGCGCGGTCTGTCGCCGGCTCGCCGAGTTGCTCGCCGAGAGCGGTGCCGAGCTGCGGCTGAACACCAGGGTCACCGGGATCCGGGCCTGGCGCGGCGGCGTACTGGTCAGCACGAGCGCGGGCGAGGTGACCGGCGACGTACTGGTCAACTGCGCCGGGCTGCACGCCGACCGGATCGCCCGACTGGCCGGGGTCGACCCGCCGGCCAGGATCGTGCCGTTCCGGGGCGAGTACTACGAACTGGTCCCCGGCCGGCGGGACCTGGTACGCGGGCTGATCTATCCGGTACCCGACCCGCAGTTCCCGTTCCTCGGCGTACACCTGACCCGGATGATCGACGGGAGCGTGCACGCCGGGCCGAACGCCGTACTCGCCACCGCCCGCGAGGGCTACTCCTGGCGCCGGTTCGACCCGCGCGACGTCTGGGAGCAGGCCAGCTACCCGGGGCTGTGGGCGCTGGCCCGCCGGCACTACCGGTACGGGTTGACCGAGGTGACCCGGTCGCTGTCCCGGAGGCGGTTCGCGGCCAGCCTGGCCCGGCTCGTACCCGAACTGACCGAGGCGGACATCGTGCCCGCCGGTGCCGGGGTACGCGCCCAGGCGATCCGCCCGGACGGCGGGCTGGTGGACGACTTCCTGCTCGTCGAGGCGGATCGGCAGGTGCACGTGCTGAACGCACCGTCCCCGGCCGCGACCAGCTCGTTCGAGATCGCCCGGTACATCGTCGACCGGTTGCCCGCCGACGGCTCGCCGAGATGA
- a CDS encoding phosphatase PAP2 family protein, translated as MRQTTTVRRFPRLRPVHPTGWWLDGVLVAAVVGLTVALAAGQLLGFDLAVRDWVDAHRPDPAYWVARVFNSLGQGGWFLMPIAFGLGALVSLRTRSVRPLLVPVGGFVLTSFTIGPMKLLLDRGYPHNWELPHPEELFSDPVNGTAYPSGHVANAIVWYGVIALLLAALLRTLGRPDAPVGVYRAIRVVPPAIVFCTTTYLGWHWITDSVAGLLLGLFLDRLLARVPWDDVPLPALPGGVQRHGVFTSDA; from the coding sequence ATGCGGCAAACCACGACGGTACGACGCTTCCCGCGACTGCGTCCGGTCCATCCGACCGGCTGGTGGCTGGACGGCGTACTCGTCGCGGCGGTGGTCGGGTTGACGGTCGCGCTCGCCGCCGGCCAACTCCTCGGGTTCGACCTGGCGGTCCGGGACTGGGTCGACGCGCACCGGCCGGATCCGGCGTACTGGGTGGCGCGGGTGTTCAACTCGCTCGGCCAGGGCGGCTGGTTCCTGATGCCGATCGCCTTCGGGCTGGGCGCACTGGTCAGCCTGCGTACCCGATCGGTCCGGCCGCTGCTGGTGCCGGTCGGCGGGTTCGTGCTGACCTCGTTCACCATCGGGCCGATGAAGCTGCTGCTCGACCGGGGCTACCCGCACAACTGGGAGCTGCCACACCCGGAGGAGCTGTTCAGCGATCCGGTGAACGGCACGGCGTACCCGTCCGGGCACGTGGCCAACGCCATCGTCTGGTACGGGGTGATCGCGCTGCTGCTCGCCGCGCTGCTGCGTACGCTCGGCAGGCCGGACGCGCCGGTCGGGGTGTACCGGGCGATCCGGGTCGTACCGCCGGCCATCGTCTTCTGCACCACCACCTACCTCGGCTGGCACTGGATCACCGACTCGGTCGCCGGCCTGCTGCTCGGGCTCTTCCTCGACCGGCTGCTCGCCCGGGTGCCGTGGGACGACGTACCGCTGCCGGCCCTGCCCGGCGGGGTGCAGCGACACGGGGTGTTCACCAGCGACGCCTAG
- a CDS encoding pectate lyase family protein, protein MRTRTHRRGLLAAAGAGLLAVALTVGVLTNPAQAATLYSDDFNDGNADGWSKSGGDWSVATDGTPAYRQDNSGSELARGFAGDTGWTNYQVQARVKPLSFNGANRLVAVAARANSSTRMYRLALVNANRAELQAVNGSAVTVIGSASVSVSTGSWYTLRLEANGSTIRGFVNGTQVGSGSNSAQGTGRIALVTVFASAVFDDVSVDTVGSNPPTTPPGSTTGPPSPTGTGTPPPTTGPTLPPQTGLVGWATQNGGTSGGGSAGSTTVTSASALTSALGSSSAAVIRVSGTISCSGMLRVRSNKTILGVGSNATISGCGFTVNGDRNVIIRNLNFRGWDDDAINVETGATNIWVDHNSFTDGYDGAVDVKRGSDFVTISWNRVFGHDKSMLLGHSDDNASQDVGHLRVSYHHNWFDGSGTRHPRVRFGNPVHVYNNYYYDNEYGVASTMNAGVLVEGNYFENVDEPTLVGYAGSDPGAIVQRSNHFVGSGSPQSGGGSVSGIPYSYQLDNASSVKSIVTGGAGTGRIGL, encoded by the coding sequence ATGCGAACCAGAACCCACCGCCGCGGCCTGCTGGCCGCAGCCGGCGCCGGCCTGTTGGCCGTCGCGCTCACCGTCGGGGTGCTGACCAACCCGGCCCAGGCGGCCACCCTGTACTCGGACGACTTCAACGACGGCAACGCCGACGGATGGTCGAAGTCCGGTGGCGACTGGTCGGTGGCCACCGACGGAACGCCGGCGTACAGGCAGGACAACTCGGGCAGCGAACTCGCCCGAGGCTTCGCCGGGGACACCGGCTGGACCAACTACCAGGTGCAGGCCAGGGTCAAGCCGTTGTCGTTCAACGGCGCGAACCGGCTGGTCGCGGTCGCGGCCCGAGCCAACAGCTCGACCCGGATGTACCGGCTGGCGCTGGTCAACGCGAACCGGGCCGAGTTGCAGGCGGTCAACGGCAGCGCGGTCACGGTGATCGGCTCGGCGTCGGTATCGGTGTCGACGGGTAGCTGGTACACCCTGCGCCTGGAGGCGAACGGCAGCACGATCCGGGGCTTCGTCAACGGCACCCAGGTCGGTTCGGGCAGCAACTCGGCGCAGGGGACCGGGCGGATAGCCCTGGTCACGGTCTTCGCGAGTGCGGTCTTCGACGACGTCAGCGTGGACACCGTCGGCTCGAACCCGCCCACCACTCCGCCCGGCTCGACCACCGGCCCGCCCAGCCCGACCGGAACCGGCACGCCGCCGCCGACCACCGGCCCGACGCTCCCGCCGCAGACCGGACTCGTCGGCTGGGCCACCCAGAACGGCGGCACCTCCGGCGGCGGCAGCGCCGGCTCGACGACCGTGACCAGCGCCTCGGCGCTGACCAGCGCGCTCGGCTCCAGCAGCGCGGCGGTGATCCGGGTCTCCGGCACCATCTCCTGCTCCGGCATGCTCCGGGTCCGGTCCAACAAGACCATCCTCGGGGTCGGCTCGAACGCCACCATCTCGGGCTGCGGCTTCACCGTCAACGGCGACCGCAACGTCATCATCCGCAACCTGAACTTCCGGGGCTGGGACGACGACGCGATCAACGTGGAGACCGGGGCCACCAACATCTGGGTGGACCACAACAGCTTCACCGACGGGTACGACGGTGCCGTCGACGTCAAGCGCGGCTCCGACTTCGTGACCATCTCCTGGAACCGGGTGTTCGGCCACGACAAGTCGATGCTGCTCGGGCACAGCGACGACAACGCCAGCCAGGATGTCGGGCACCTGCGGGTCAGCTACCACCACAACTGGTTCGACGGCTCCGGTACCCGGCACCCCCGGGTCCGGTTCGGCAACCCGGTGCACGTCTACAACAACTACTACTACGACAACGAGTACGGCGTCGCCTCCACGATGAACGCCGGGGTCCTGGTCGAGGGGAACTACTTCGAGAACGTCGACGAGCCGACCCTGGTCGGTTACGCCGGTTCCGACCCGGGCGCGATCGTGCAACGCAGCAACCACTTCGTCGGCTCCGGTTCACCGCAGAGCGGCGGCGGCAGCGTCTCGGGTATCCCGTACTCGTACCAGCTCGACAACGCCAGCAGCGTCAAGTCCATCGTGACCGGCGGCGCCGGCACCGGCCGCATCGGCCTCTGA
- a CDS encoding MSMEG_6728 family protein — MQTFLPYPDFGRTARSLDQLRLGKQRVEAIQVLRGLIRPGYGWRHHPAVKMWAGYEEALVRYGLDICVQWCSTGRADTCADTLVADLTAGCGLERVRRQDELAAAGELPPWLGREDLHLSHRSSLLRKDPIHYGPIFGDVPADLPYVWPPSDRPPGCLPPPSTGNG, encoded by the coding sequence ATGCAGACCTTCCTGCCGTACCCGGACTTCGGACGGACCGCCCGGAGCCTGGACCAGTTGCGGCTGGGCAAGCAACGCGTCGAGGCGATCCAGGTGCTGCGCGGGCTGATCCGTCCCGGGTACGGCTGGCGGCACCATCCGGCGGTGAAGATGTGGGCCGGATACGAGGAGGCGCTCGTCCGGTACGGGCTGGACATCTGCGTGCAGTGGTGCTCGACCGGGCGGGCGGACACCTGCGCCGACACCCTGGTCGCCGACCTCACCGCCGGCTGTGGCCTGGAGCGGGTACGCCGCCAGGACGAACTGGCGGCGGCCGGTGAGCTGCCGCCCTGGCTCGGCCGGGAGGACCTGCACCTCAGTCACCGCTCCTCGCTGCTGCGCAAGGATCCGATCCACTATGGTCCGATCTTCGGTGACGTGCCGGCGGATCTGCCGTACGTCTGGCCGCCCTCCGACCGCCCACCCGGATGCCTGCCGCCTCCGTCGACCGGGAACGGGTAA
- a CDS encoding DUF4032 domain-containing protein produces the protein MSAHVRRRSAARTGMLVSVRITSALVDPALLDLPWSTPLEQWPADQLVALPQGISRHIVRFVRLAGTVYAVKETGERVAEREYDLLRALERIDFPSVEAIAIVADRQTEDGEPLDPVLVTRHLQFSLPYRALFSHTLRPETMNRLLDALAALIVRMHLTGFFWGDCSLSNTLFRRDAGAFAAYLVDAETGALHRQLSNGQRDEDLEIARVNIFGEALDLQAAGLLHDSIDPELVCEEVVRRYERLWHEITYEQQIEREARHDIEGRIRRLNDLGFDVAEVAMSLVDGGRYLVRPKVVDAGYHTRRLLRLTGLDAEENQARRLLNDLDTYRAESDLTDEQQAAHRWLTEVFEPVVRAVPPHLRGKLEPAELFVQVIEHRWRLSERAGRDVGLAPAVQSFLADELVHRPDEQAVLGAALN, from the coding sequence GTGTCCGCACACGTGAGGCGGCGGTCGGCGGCCCGGACCGGCATGCTTGTCTCCGTGCGGATCACCTCGGCCCTCGTCGACCCGGCGCTGCTCGACCTTCCCTGGTCGACTCCGCTGGAGCAGTGGCCCGCCGATCAACTCGTCGCACTACCGCAGGGCATCTCGCGGCATATCGTGCGTTTCGTCCGCCTGGCCGGCACCGTGTACGCGGTCAAGGAGACCGGCGAGCGGGTGGCCGAGCGGGAGTACGACCTGCTCCGCGCCCTGGAGCGGATCGACTTCCCCTCCGTGGAGGCGATCGCCATCGTGGCGGACCGGCAGACCGAGGACGGTGAGCCGCTGGACCCGGTGCTGGTCACCCGGCACCTCCAGTTCTCGCTCCCCTACCGGGCGCTCTTCTCGCACACGCTGCGCCCCGAGACGATGAACCGGCTCCTCGACGCGCTGGCCGCACTGATCGTCCGGATGCACCTGACCGGCTTCTTCTGGGGCGACTGCTCGCTGTCCAACACCCTGTTCCGGCGGGACGCCGGTGCGTTCGCCGCGTACCTGGTCGACGCCGAGACCGGCGCCCTGCATCGCCAACTCTCCAACGGGCAGCGGGACGAGGACCTGGAGATCGCTCGGGTCAACATCTTCGGCGAGGCGCTGGACCTCCAGGCCGCCGGGCTGTTGCACGACTCGATCGATCCCGAGCTGGTCTGCGAGGAGGTGGTCCGGCGCTACGAACGACTGTGGCACGAGATCACCTACGAGCAGCAGATTGAGCGGGAGGCCCGGCACGACATCGAGGGCCGGATCCGTCGCCTCAACGACCTCGGCTTCGACGTCGCCGAGGTGGCGATGTCGTTGGTGGACGGTGGCCGCTACCTGGTCCGCCCCAAGGTGGTGGATGCCGGGTACCACACCCGCCGGCTGCTCCGGCTGACCGGACTGGACGCCGAGGAGAACCAGGCCCGGCGACTGCTCAACGACCTGGACACCTACCGGGCGGAGAGCGACCTGACCGACGAGCAGCAGGCCGCGCACCGCTGGCTGACCGAGGTCTTCGAGCCGGTGGTCCGGGCCGTACCGCCGCACCTGCGCGGAAAACTCGAACCGGCCGAGCTGTTCGTGCAGGTCATCGAGCACCGCTGGCGACTGTCCGAACGGGCCGGTCGGGACGTCGGGCTGGCTCCGGCCGTACAGTCGTTCCTCGCCGACGAGCTGGTGCACCGCCCGGACGAGCAGGCCGTACTCGGCGCGGCCCTGAACTGA
- a CDS encoding ABC transporter ATP-binding protein translates to MATVTYSKATRVYPGTERPAVDHLDLEIGDGEFLVLVGPSGCGKSTSLRMLAGLEDVDDGSIYIDTRDVTHLPPKARDIAMVFQNYALYPHMSVYENMAFALKLRKTSKSEIDRRVKEAAALLQLEDYLSRKPKALSGGQRQRVAMGRAIVREPQVFLMDEPLSNLDAKLRVQTRTQIATLQAKLGVTTVYVTHDQVEAMTMGHRVAVMLDGVLQQVDTPRELYDAPANVFVAGFMGSPAMNIKTVGLTDNGAMFDTLAIPLTREQIAAAKAEDGNGKVTVGFRPEDCDLVSESEGGLPLVVELVEDLGSDANVYGHAAIDGSSERFVVRTDRRHMPSMGDTVYVKPRTGRNHAFHAVTGNRI, encoded by the coding sequence ATGGCTACGGTCACGTACTCGAAGGCCACCCGGGTCTACCCGGGCACCGAGCGCCCAGCGGTCGATCACCTCGACCTGGAGATCGGCGACGGCGAGTTCCTCGTCCTGGTCGGCCCCTCCGGCTGCGGCAAGTCAACCAGCCTGCGGATGCTCGCCGGGCTGGAAGACGTCGACGACGGCTCGATCTACATCGACACCCGCGACGTCACCCACCTGCCGCCGAAGGCCCGCGACATCGCGATGGTCTTCCAGAACTACGCGCTCTACCCGCACATGTCGGTCTACGAGAACATGGCGTTCGCGCTGAAGCTCCGCAAGACCTCGAAGTCGGAGATCGACCGGCGGGTCAAGGAAGCCGCCGCGCTGCTCCAGCTCGAGGACTACCTCAGCCGCAAGCCGAAGGCGCTCTCCGGCGGTCAGCGCCAGCGGGTCGCCATGGGCCGGGCCATCGTCCGCGAGCCGCAGGTCTTCCTGATGGACGAGCCGCTGTCCAACCTGGACGCCAAGCTCCGGGTGCAGACCCGTACCCAGATCGCGACCCTGCAGGCCAAGCTCGGCGTCACCACCGTCTACGTGACCCACGACCAGGTCGAGGCCATGACGATGGGCCACCGGGTGGCGGTCATGCTGGACGGCGTGCTGCAGCAGGTCGACACCCCCCGTGAGCTGTACGACGCTCCGGCCAACGTCTTCGTCGCCGGCTTCATGGGCTCCCCCGCGATGAACATCAAGACGGTGGGGCTGACCGACAACGGGGCGATGTTCGACACCCTGGCCATCCCGCTGACCCGGGAGCAGATCGCCGCGGCCAAGGCCGAGGACGGCAACGGCAAGGTGACCGTGGGCTTCCGGCCGGAAGACTGCGACCTGGTCTCGGAGAGCGAGGGCGGCCTGCCCCTGGTCGTCGAGCTGGTCGAGGACCTCGGCTCGGACGCCAACGTCTACGGCCACGCCGCGATCGACGGTTCCTCGGAGCGGTTCGTGGTCCGTACCGACCGCCGGCACATGCCGAGCATGGGTGACACCGTCTACGTGAAGCCGCGTACCGGCCGGAACCACGCGTTCCACGCCGTCACCGGGAACCGGATCTAG
- a CDS encoding APC family permease encodes MQTLERRLGVTDAVVIGLGSMLGAGIFVVFAPATAAAGSGSGLLIALAVAGLVAFCNATSSARLAARYPESGGTYVYGRERLGPFAGFLAGWGFVVGKTASCAAMALTIGAYLWPGQARPVAVTAVLALTAVNLRGVQKTARVTRWLVAATLAVLALVALAGLFGGAFRPARIGNSVGADGGGVHPGDVDGIVPVGVLTAAGLLFFAFAGYARIATLGEEVREPERTIPRAVPIALGLVLLSYLGLAVVALSVLGPARLASSTAPLAEVVDAAGLPGLDWLVRAGATVAVTGVLLALVAGVGRTGLAMARRRDLPGGLAAVHPTYRVPHRAELAVAAVVILVVALGDVRDAIGFSSCTVLVYYAITNASALTLPRESGRRLPGRTLAVLGLVGCLLLAVALPIGSVLAGFAALAIGALGYAARRFVRHSGGADGSR; translated from the coding sequence ATGCAGACGTTGGAGCGCCGGCTCGGCGTGACCGACGCCGTTGTGATCGGTCTCGGGTCGATGCTCGGCGCCGGGATCTTCGTGGTCTTCGCCCCGGCGACCGCCGCCGCCGGCAGTGGATCCGGCCTGCTGATCGCGCTCGCCGTCGCCGGCCTGGTCGCCTTCTGCAACGCCACCAGCTCGGCGCGGCTCGCCGCCCGGTACCCGGAGTCCGGCGGCACCTACGTCTACGGGCGGGAACGGCTGGGCCCGTTCGCCGGGTTCCTCGCCGGCTGGGGCTTCGTGGTCGGCAAGACGGCGAGCTGCGCGGCGATGGCGTTGACCATCGGGGCGTACCTGTGGCCGGGGCAGGCCCGGCCGGTCGCGGTGACCGCCGTACTCGCGCTGACCGCCGTCAACCTGCGTGGCGTACAGAAGACGGCCCGGGTGACCCGGTGGCTGGTGGCGGCGACGCTGGCCGTACTCGCCCTGGTGGCGCTGGCCGGGCTGTTCGGCGGGGCGTTCCGGCCGGCCAGGATCGGCAACTCCGTCGGTGCTGACGGTGGCGGTGTTCATCCCGGTGATGTCGACGGGATCGTCCCGGTCGGTGTCCTCACCGCCGCTGGACTGCTCTTCTTCGCCTTCGCCGGGTACGCCCGGATCGCCACCCTCGGCGAGGAGGTACGCGAACCGGAGCGGACCATCCCCCGGGCGGTGCCGATCGCGCTCGGACTGGTGCTGCTGAGCTACCTCGGCCTCGCCGTGGTCGCGCTGTCGGTGCTCGGCCCGGCCCGGCTGGCGTCCTCGACGGCACCGCTGGCCGAGGTGGTGGACGCCGCCGGGCTGCCCGGCCTGGACTGGCTGGTCCGGGCCGGGGCCACGGTCGCGGTCACCGGCGTACTGCTGGCCCTGGTCGCCGGGGTGGGCCGGACCGGGCTGGCGATGGCCCGGCGACGGGACCTGCCCGGTGGGCTGGCGGCGGTGCATCCGACGTACCGGGTGCCGCACCGGGCCGAGCTGGCGGTCGCCGCCGTGGTGATCCTGGTGGTCGCGCTCGGCGACGTACGGGACGCGATCGGCTTCTCCAGCTGCACCGTGCTGGTCTACTACGCGATCACCAACGCGTCGGCGTTGACGCTGCCCCGGGAGTCGGGGCGACGGCTGCCGGGGCGGACGCTGGCCGTCCTCGGCCTGGTCGGCTGCCTACTGCTCGCCGTCGCCCTGCCGATCGGCAGCGTGTTGGCCGGATTCGCCGCGCTCGCCATCGGCGCCCTCGGGTACGCCGCCCGCCGGTTCGTCCGGCACTCGGGGGGCGCCGACGGGTCGCGGTGA
- a CDS encoding COG1361 family protein, with the protein MLKTSRRRVALAATGTIAMTLGIMAPAVAASAAPAPATVKVTQGDASASFGRLVLEPTERGYQGSLQVTVRNQGTDAGNFRLLFREPVAGSAILPTSPEQFCQTEVGYSGHRETFGCFLSQIAPGGSLTFSIAFAVPTATKSFPMTAAGGRIAISDDYALNAPLSKFKPFETLFRSTDGSLRDPRPYRQDTKAKSSIVVADEVTLTMGPNGRYTGRIEATVAYGGDAAHGSLDLDTYVAEDRAILIDTDPAEVPCSRGCPVPGRKFMEGESRTFGLIFSAAADAAPGLYEATAMVSASWQHAVVDEDDYSDNLSRFLVRIPEPV; encoded by the coding sequence ATGCTCAAGACTTCTCGCCGACGGGTTGCGCTCGCCGCCACCGGCACGATCGCGATGACCCTCGGCATCATGGCCCCCGCCGTGGCCGCGTCGGCCGCGCCGGCACCCGCCACCGTCAAGGTCACGCAGGGCGACGCGTCGGCCTCCTTCGGCCGCCTGGTGCTCGAACCGACCGAGCGCGGATACCAGGGCAGCCTTCAGGTCACGGTCCGGAACCAGGGCACGGACGCCGGCAACTTCCGGTTGCTGTTCCGGGAGCCCGTCGCCGGATCGGCGATCCTGCCGACCTCGCCGGAGCAGTTCTGCCAGACCGAGGTCGGCTACTCGGGACACCGGGAGACGTTCGGCTGCTTCCTCAGCCAGATCGCGCCGGGCGGGAGCCTGACCTTCTCGATCGCCTTCGCGGTGCCCACCGCGACGAAGTCGTTCCCGATGACGGCGGCCGGCGGTCGGATCGCCATCTCGGACGACTACGCCCTGAACGCGCCGCTGAGCAAGTTCAAGCCGTTCGAGACGCTGTTCCGGTCGACCGATGGATCGCTGCGTGACCCGCGGCCGTACCGGCAGGACACCAAGGCGAAGTCGTCCATCGTGGTCGCCGACGAGGTGACCCTTACCATGGGTCCGAACGGCCGGTACACCGGACGGATCGAGGCCACCGTTGCGTACGGTGGCGACGCCGCGCACGGCTCCCTCGATCTCGACACCTACGTGGCGGAGGACCGGGCCATCCTCATCGACACCGACCCGGCCGAGGTCCCCTGCTCGCGCGGTTGTCCGGTGCCGGGCCGCAAGTTCATGGAGGGCGAGTCCCGCACCTTCGGCCTGATCTTCTCGGCCGCAGCGGACGCCGCTCCGGGCCTGTACGAGGCCACCGCCATGGTCAGCGCGTCGTGGCAGCATGCGGTCGTGGATGAGGACGACTACTCGGACAACCTCTCCAGGTTCCTGGTCCGCATCCCCGAGCCGGTCTGA